A genomic window from Chanos chanos chromosome 14, fChaCha1.1, whole genome shotgun sequence includes:
- the gak gene encoding cyclin-G-associated kinase isoform X1: MSLFQSALDFLAGPGSAGAASRDQNDFVGQVVELGDMKLRIKRVIAEGGYAFVYEAQDIGSGKDYALKRLLSNEEEKNKAIIQEVCFMKKLSGHPNVVQFCSAASIGKEESDTGQAEFLILTELCKGQLVDFVKKVEQKGPMSCDTVLKIFYQSCRAVQHMHKQKPPVIHRDLKIENLLISHQGTIKLCDFGSATTLAHYPDYSWSAQKRSMVEDEITRNTTPAYRTPEMIDLYSNFPINEKQDIWALGCILYLLCFKQHPFEDGAKLQIVNGKYSIPQNDLKYTVFHELIRSMLKVNPDERLTITELVNQLQEIAAARNVNPKSPITELLEQNGGFGNNAVQLPAQINNIHNSGVYGADPDQGMSGGFLDILKGGTERFLTNIKDTSSKVIQSVASPSYAKGDLDLSYITSRIAVMSFPAEGVESAIKNNIEEVRLFLDSRHAGHYAVYNLSKRSYRPSRFHNRVSECGWQPRRAPSLRNLYSICKSMHQWLKQDQRNICIVHCLDGRAASAVAVCSFLCFCRLFSTAEAAVYMFSMKRCPPGISPSHKRYIEYMCDMMAEEPIIPHAKPILIRSVVMTPVPLFNKQRNGCRPFCEVYVGEERVASTSQEYDRMKDFRTEDGRAEIPLNVTVQGDVLIVIYHARSTLGGRLQAKMASMKMFQIQFHTGFVPRNANTVKFAKYDLDACDIQEKYPDLFQVNLDIEVEPRDRPSNKPPPWENYATKGLNPKILFSSRDEQQEILTKFGKPELPRQPGSTAFYDAESPQQEQAPESSNVEPESPQSTDTNANNFFQTLDWEEGAGQYNRADSLSGTGEDRDDLSDRSDEESCSYSGPAGESISREPSEPLFEAEFPTVPQESQPDTVDLLGLNSDPDGPAAPPAPSQTAAEGGMKTSSSNSDLLNDLFAPAPSAQSAPCEDLIGQGSGEDLFFSGPPTSTATAPSTTPTAAPKVDDLFDPFGMGSGTAASGAQQGSGPDLFGDLLGSDSSGSGFTPGNKAAPPPSNSSLFNLNKLASDPPKMTSSASQPDLLGGWDSWTAGGTSTAANMTATTSKPAFTAPGVSSFSKAKSQSFDPFADLGDLSSTLPGSSSGSFSSAGFKPAPTAGSKTPSQPWQSARPPAGQNKPWMPPGSTPKPPTQPQATKSTPQPQKPNYNLNFSSVIGGREERGIRTPGFGPKPKVKEDDFEDLVSAQGFASKPDKRGPRTIAEMRKQEMAKDMDPLKLQILEWIEGKERNIRALLSTLHTVLWEGETRWRPVSMADLVTPDQVKRVYRKAVLVVHPDKATGKPYEQYAKMIFMELNDAWSEFENQGGKALF, encoded by the exons gtggaTATGCTTTTGTGTATGAAGCTCAAGATATTGGAAGTGGGAAGGACTATGCTCTCAAG AGGCTCTTGTCCAATGAGGAAGAGAAGAACAAGGCCATCATTCAGGAAGTCTGTTTCATG aaaAAACTGTCTGGCCACCCCAACGTGGTGCAGTTCTGTTCGGCTGCGTCGATAGGGAAAGAGGAGTCCGACACGGGCCAGGCTGAGTTTCTCATTCTTACTGAGCTGTGTAAAG GTCAGCTGGTCGACTTTGTAAAGAAGGTGGAGCAGAAGGGCCCAATGTCATGTGACACGGTCCTCAAAATCTTCTACCAGTCGTGTCGCGCCGTgcagcacatgcacaaacagaaacCTCCAGTCATTCACCGGGACCTTAAA ATTGAAAACCTGTTGATCAGTCACCAGGGAACCATTAAGCTCTGTGACTTTGGCAGTGCCACCACGTTGGCCCACTACCCAGACTACAGCTGGTCGGCCCAGAAACGATCCATGGTGGAGGACGAG ATCACCAGAAACACAACTCCAGCGTACAGGACACCTGAGATGATTGACCTATATTCAAATTTCCCCATTAATGAGAAACAGGACATCTGG gCTCTGGGTTGTATACTCTACCTGCTCTGCTTTAAGCAGCATCCATTTGAGGACGGTGCCAAGCTGCAGATAGTGAATGGGAAATATTCCATCCCTCAGAACGACCTTAAATACACTGTCTTTCACGAGCTTATCC GCTCCATGTTGAAGGTGAACCCAGACGAGCGACTGACCATCACAGAGCTGGTCAACCAGCTACAGGAGATCGCTGCTGCCAGAAATGTCAACCCCAAATCTCCCATTACTGAG CTCCTGGAACAGAACGGAGGCTTTGGCAACAACGCTGTCCAGCTGCCTGCACAGATCAACAACATTCACAACTCag GGGTGTATGGGGCGGATCCAGACCAGGGAATGAGCGGAGGGTTTCTGGACATCCTCAAAGGCGGGACGGAGAGATTCCTGACCAACATCAAAGACACTTCCTCAAAAGTCATCCAGTCTGTGGCCAG TCCCAG TTATGCAAAGGGAGACCTTGACCTGTCCTACATCACCTCCAGAATAGCAG tcaTGTCGTTTCCAGCTGAAGGTGTGGAGTCTGCCATAAAGAATAACATTGAGGAAGTGCGTCTGTTTTTGGACTCACGTCATGCTGGACACTATGCTGTCTACAACCTCTCCAAACGATCGTACAGACCCTCCCGATTCCACAACCGG GTGTCTGAGTGTGGTTGGCAGCCGCGGCGTGCTCCCTCCTTAAGGAACCTGTACAGTATCTGTAAGAGCATGCACCAGTGGCTCAAACAGGACCAGAGAAATATCTGCATCGTACACTGCCTG gacgGGCGGGCAGCGTCGGCAGTAGCTGTGTGttctttcctgtgtttctgtcgTCTGTTCTCCACGGCTGAGGCTGCTGTTTATATGTTCAGCATGAAACGCTGTCCTCCAGGCATCTCCCCCTCACACAAAag GTATATTGAGTACATGTGTGATATGATGGCCGAGGAGCCCATTATCCCTCATGCCAAACCCATCCTCATCCGCTCTGTCGTCATGACGCCCGTGCCGCTCTTCAATAAACAGAGGAATGGCTGTCGACCGTTCTGTGAGGTTTACGTGGGGGAGGAGCGCGTCGCGTCCACGTCCCAAGAGTACGACAGAATGAA gGACTTCAGAACGGAGGACGGGCGGGCGGAGATCCCCCTGAACGTCACAGTGCAGGGAGACGTGCTAATCGTCATCTACCACGCCCGCTCTACCCTCGGGGGACGTTTACAAGCCAAG atGGCCTCCATGAAGATGTTTCAGATTCAGTTTCACACTGGATTTGTGCCCCGAAATGCCAATACAGTCAAGTTTGCTAA GTACGACTTGGACGCTTGTGACATCCAGGAAAAGTACCCTGACCTCTTTCAGGTTAACCTTGACATAGAGGTCGAGCCGCGGGATCGCCCTAGCAACAAGCCTCCGCCATGGGAAAACTACGCCACCAAAGGCCTTAATCCCAAGATTCTCTTCTCCAGCCGGGACGAACAACAAGAGATCCTCACCAAGTTTG GCAAACCGGAGTTGCCACGGCAACCAGGATCCACCGCGTTTTACGACGCGGAGTCTCCCCAGCAGGAGCAGGCACCGGAAAGTTCTAACGTGGAGCCGGAATCCCCCCAGAGCACGGACACCAACGCCAACAACTTCTTCCAGACGCTGGACTGGGAAG AAGGGGCTGGTCAGTATAACAGGGCTGACAGCCTGTCTGGAACAGGGGAGGATCGGGACGACCTGAGCGATCGCTCCGACGAGGAGTCATGCTCGTACTCCGGCCCCGCCGGGGAGTCGATATCGCGGGAACCCAGCGAGCCACTGTTCGAAGCGGAGTTTCCCACAGTTCCTCAGGAAAGCCAGCCTGACACAGTGGACCTCCTCGGGCTGAACTCTGACCCCGACGGGCCTGCCGCTCCTCCCGCCCCCTCTCAGACCGCGGCAGAGGGTGGCATGAAGACCTCGTCCAGTAACAGCGACCTCCTAAATGATCTGTTTGCCCCCGCCCCTAGCGCCCAGTCTGCTCCCTGTGAGGATCTGATTGGTCAGGGGAGTGGAGAGGACCTTTTCTTCAGCGGCCCGCCCACCTCCACTGCCACCGCCCCCTCAACCACGCCCACCGCAGCTCCTAAAG tggatGATTTGTTTGACCCATTTGGCATGGGGTCAGGAACCGCCGCCTCTGGAGCTCAGCAGGGCTCTGGACCCGACCTGTTTGGGGACCTGCTCGGATCAGACAGTAGCGGTTCTGGCTTCACCCCAGGGAACAAAGCCGCACCCCCTCCCTCCAACTCCAGCCTCTTTAATCTCA ATAAACTGGCCAGTGACCCGCCCAAGATGACGTCATCGGCGAGCCAGCCTGACCTGCTGGGTGGATGGGACAGCTGGACGGCAGGAGGAACCAGCACGGCCGCGAATATGACAGCCACAACCAGTAAACCTGCCTTCACAG CCCCTGGCGTGTCCTCGTTTTCCAAAGCCAAATCCCAGAGCTTTGATCCGTTTGCAGATCTGGGAGATCTCAGCTCAACACTGCCAG GCTCCTCCAGCGGCAGTTTCTCCAGTGCTGGTTTTAAGCCTGCCCCCACTGCAGGCTCCAAAACGCCCAGTCAGCCGTGGCAGTCCGCCCGACCGCCGGCGGGTCAGAACAAACCGTGGATGCCACCTGGCTccacccccaaacccccaaCCCAGCCGCAGGCGACCAAATCTACACCCCAGCCCCAAAAACCAAACTACAACCTCAACTTCAGCAGTGTGATCGgtgggagggaggagagaggcatCCGGACTCCAGGGTTTG gtcCAAAGCCCAAAGTGAAAGAGGATGACTTTGAAGACCTGGTGTCTGCTCAGGGTTTTGCCTCCAAACCTGATAAGAGGGGTCCCAGGACTATCGCTGAAATGAGGAAACAAGAGATGGCTAAAGACATGGATCCTCTCAAACTACAG ATCCTGGAGTGGATcgaggggaaggagaggaatATCCGTGCTCTCCTCTCCACGCTGCACACGGTGCTGTGGGAGGGCGAAACACGCTGGAGGCCCGTGAGCATGGCCGACCTGGTCACGCCGGACCAGGTGAAGAGGGTGTACAGGAAAGCCGTTCTGGTGGTGCACCCGGACAAG GCCACGGGCAAACCCTATGAGCAGTACGCTAAAATGATCTTCATGGAACTCAACGACGCCTGGTCTGAGTTTGAGAACCAAGGAGGCAAAGCCCTTTTCTGA
- the gak gene encoding cyclin-G-associated kinase isoform X2, with product MSLFQSALDFLAGPGSAGAASRDQNDFVGQVVELGDMKLRIKRVIAEGGYAFVYEAQDIGSGKDYALKRLLSNEEEKNKAIIQEVCFMKKLSGHPNVVQFCSAASIGKEESDTGQAEFLILTELCKGQLVDFVKKVEQKGPMSCDTVLKIFYQSCRAVQHMHKQKPPVIHRDLKIENLLISHQGTIKLCDFGSATTLAHYPDYSWSAQKRSMVEDEITRNTTPAYRTPEMIDLYSNFPINEKQDIWALGCILYLLCFKQHPFEDGAKLQIVNGKYSIPQNDLKYTVFHELIRSMLKVNPDERLTITELVNQLQEIAAARNVNPKSPITELLEQNGGFGNNAVQLPAQINNIHNSGVYGADPDQGMSGGFLDILKGGTERFLTNIKDTSSKVIQSVASYAKGDLDLSYITSRIAVMSFPAEGVESAIKNNIEEVRLFLDSRHAGHYAVYNLSKRSYRPSRFHNRVSECGWQPRRAPSLRNLYSICKSMHQWLKQDQRNICIVHCLDGRAASAVAVCSFLCFCRLFSTAEAAVYMFSMKRCPPGISPSHKRYIEYMCDMMAEEPIIPHAKPILIRSVVMTPVPLFNKQRNGCRPFCEVYVGEERVASTSQEYDRMKDFRTEDGRAEIPLNVTVQGDVLIVIYHARSTLGGRLQAKMASMKMFQIQFHTGFVPRNANTVKFAKYDLDACDIQEKYPDLFQVNLDIEVEPRDRPSNKPPPWENYATKGLNPKILFSSRDEQQEILTKFGKPELPRQPGSTAFYDAESPQQEQAPESSNVEPESPQSTDTNANNFFQTLDWEEGAGQYNRADSLSGTGEDRDDLSDRSDEESCSYSGPAGESISREPSEPLFEAEFPTVPQESQPDTVDLLGLNSDPDGPAAPPAPSQTAAEGGMKTSSSNSDLLNDLFAPAPSAQSAPCEDLIGQGSGEDLFFSGPPTSTATAPSTTPTAAPKVDDLFDPFGMGSGTAASGAQQGSGPDLFGDLLGSDSSGSGFTPGNKAAPPPSNSSLFNLNKLASDPPKMTSSASQPDLLGGWDSWTAGGTSTAANMTATTSKPAFTAPGVSSFSKAKSQSFDPFADLGDLSSTLPGSSSGSFSSAGFKPAPTAGSKTPSQPWQSARPPAGQNKPWMPPGSTPKPPTQPQATKSTPQPQKPNYNLNFSSVIGGREERGIRTPGFGPKPKVKEDDFEDLVSAQGFASKPDKRGPRTIAEMRKQEMAKDMDPLKLQILEWIEGKERNIRALLSTLHTVLWEGETRWRPVSMADLVTPDQVKRVYRKAVLVVHPDKATGKPYEQYAKMIFMELNDAWSEFENQGGKALF from the exons gtggaTATGCTTTTGTGTATGAAGCTCAAGATATTGGAAGTGGGAAGGACTATGCTCTCAAG AGGCTCTTGTCCAATGAGGAAGAGAAGAACAAGGCCATCATTCAGGAAGTCTGTTTCATG aaaAAACTGTCTGGCCACCCCAACGTGGTGCAGTTCTGTTCGGCTGCGTCGATAGGGAAAGAGGAGTCCGACACGGGCCAGGCTGAGTTTCTCATTCTTACTGAGCTGTGTAAAG GTCAGCTGGTCGACTTTGTAAAGAAGGTGGAGCAGAAGGGCCCAATGTCATGTGACACGGTCCTCAAAATCTTCTACCAGTCGTGTCGCGCCGTgcagcacatgcacaaacagaaacCTCCAGTCATTCACCGGGACCTTAAA ATTGAAAACCTGTTGATCAGTCACCAGGGAACCATTAAGCTCTGTGACTTTGGCAGTGCCACCACGTTGGCCCACTACCCAGACTACAGCTGGTCGGCCCAGAAACGATCCATGGTGGAGGACGAG ATCACCAGAAACACAACTCCAGCGTACAGGACACCTGAGATGATTGACCTATATTCAAATTTCCCCATTAATGAGAAACAGGACATCTGG gCTCTGGGTTGTATACTCTACCTGCTCTGCTTTAAGCAGCATCCATTTGAGGACGGTGCCAAGCTGCAGATAGTGAATGGGAAATATTCCATCCCTCAGAACGACCTTAAATACACTGTCTTTCACGAGCTTATCC GCTCCATGTTGAAGGTGAACCCAGACGAGCGACTGACCATCACAGAGCTGGTCAACCAGCTACAGGAGATCGCTGCTGCCAGAAATGTCAACCCCAAATCTCCCATTACTGAG CTCCTGGAACAGAACGGAGGCTTTGGCAACAACGCTGTCCAGCTGCCTGCACAGATCAACAACATTCACAACTCag GGGTGTATGGGGCGGATCCAGACCAGGGAATGAGCGGAGGGTTTCTGGACATCCTCAAAGGCGGGACGGAGAGATTCCTGACCAACATCAAAGACACTTCCTCAAAAGTCATCCAGTCTGTGGCCAG TTATGCAAAGGGAGACCTTGACCTGTCCTACATCACCTCCAGAATAGCAG tcaTGTCGTTTCCAGCTGAAGGTGTGGAGTCTGCCATAAAGAATAACATTGAGGAAGTGCGTCTGTTTTTGGACTCACGTCATGCTGGACACTATGCTGTCTACAACCTCTCCAAACGATCGTACAGACCCTCCCGATTCCACAACCGG GTGTCTGAGTGTGGTTGGCAGCCGCGGCGTGCTCCCTCCTTAAGGAACCTGTACAGTATCTGTAAGAGCATGCACCAGTGGCTCAAACAGGACCAGAGAAATATCTGCATCGTACACTGCCTG gacgGGCGGGCAGCGTCGGCAGTAGCTGTGTGttctttcctgtgtttctgtcgTCTGTTCTCCACGGCTGAGGCTGCTGTTTATATGTTCAGCATGAAACGCTGTCCTCCAGGCATCTCCCCCTCACACAAAag GTATATTGAGTACATGTGTGATATGATGGCCGAGGAGCCCATTATCCCTCATGCCAAACCCATCCTCATCCGCTCTGTCGTCATGACGCCCGTGCCGCTCTTCAATAAACAGAGGAATGGCTGTCGACCGTTCTGTGAGGTTTACGTGGGGGAGGAGCGCGTCGCGTCCACGTCCCAAGAGTACGACAGAATGAA gGACTTCAGAACGGAGGACGGGCGGGCGGAGATCCCCCTGAACGTCACAGTGCAGGGAGACGTGCTAATCGTCATCTACCACGCCCGCTCTACCCTCGGGGGACGTTTACAAGCCAAG atGGCCTCCATGAAGATGTTTCAGATTCAGTTTCACACTGGATTTGTGCCCCGAAATGCCAATACAGTCAAGTTTGCTAA GTACGACTTGGACGCTTGTGACATCCAGGAAAAGTACCCTGACCTCTTTCAGGTTAACCTTGACATAGAGGTCGAGCCGCGGGATCGCCCTAGCAACAAGCCTCCGCCATGGGAAAACTACGCCACCAAAGGCCTTAATCCCAAGATTCTCTTCTCCAGCCGGGACGAACAACAAGAGATCCTCACCAAGTTTG GCAAACCGGAGTTGCCACGGCAACCAGGATCCACCGCGTTTTACGACGCGGAGTCTCCCCAGCAGGAGCAGGCACCGGAAAGTTCTAACGTGGAGCCGGAATCCCCCCAGAGCACGGACACCAACGCCAACAACTTCTTCCAGACGCTGGACTGGGAAG AAGGGGCTGGTCAGTATAACAGGGCTGACAGCCTGTCTGGAACAGGGGAGGATCGGGACGACCTGAGCGATCGCTCCGACGAGGAGTCATGCTCGTACTCCGGCCCCGCCGGGGAGTCGATATCGCGGGAACCCAGCGAGCCACTGTTCGAAGCGGAGTTTCCCACAGTTCCTCAGGAAAGCCAGCCTGACACAGTGGACCTCCTCGGGCTGAACTCTGACCCCGACGGGCCTGCCGCTCCTCCCGCCCCCTCTCAGACCGCGGCAGAGGGTGGCATGAAGACCTCGTCCAGTAACAGCGACCTCCTAAATGATCTGTTTGCCCCCGCCCCTAGCGCCCAGTCTGCTCCCTGTGAGGATCTGATTGGTCAGGGGAGTGGAGAGGACCTTTTCTTCAGCGGCCCGCCCACCTCCACTGCCACCGCCCCCTCAACCACGCCCACCGCAGCTCCTAAAG tggatGATTTGTTTGACCCATTTGGCATGGGGTCAGGAACCGCCGCCTCTGGAGCTCAGCAGGGCTCTGGACCCGACCTGTTTGGGGACCTGCTCGGATCAGACAGTAGCGGTTCTGGCTTCACCCCAGGGAACAAAGCCGCACCCCCTCCCTCCAACTCCAGCCTCTTTAATCTCA ATAAACTGGCCAGTGACCCGCCCAAGATGACGTCATCGGCGAGCCAGCCTGACCTGCTGGGTGGATGGGACAGCTGGACGGCAGGAGGAACCAGCACGGCCGCGAATATGACAGCCACAACCAGTAAACCTGCCTTCACAG CCCCTGGCGTGTCCTCGTTTTCCAAAGCCAAATCCCAGAGCTTTGATCCGTTTGCAGATCTGGGAGATCTCAGCTCAACACTGCCAG GCTCCTCCAGCGGCAGTTTCTCCAGTGCTGGTTTTAAGCCTGCCCCCACTGCAGGCTCCAAAACGCCCAGTCAGCCGTGGCAGTCCGCCCGACCGCCGGCGGGTCAGAACAAACCGTGGATGCCACCTGGCTccacccccaaacccccaaCCCAGCCGCAGGCGACCAAATCTACACCCCAGCCCCAAAAACCAAACTACAACCTCAACTTCAGCAGTGTGATCGgtgggagggaggagagaggcatCCGGACTCCAGGGTTTG gtcCAAAGCCCAAAGTGAAAGAGGATGACTTTGAAGACCTGGTGTCTGCTCAGGGTTTTGCCTCCAAACCTGATAAGAGGGGTCCCAGGACTATCGCTGAAATGAGGAAACAAGAGATGGCTAAAGACATGGATCCTCTCAAACTACAG ATCCTGGAGTGGATcgaggggaaggagaggaatATCCGTGCTCTCCTCTCCACGCTGCACACGGTGCTGTGGGAGGGCGAAACACGCTGGAGGCCCGTGAGCATGGCCGACCTGGTCACGCCGGACCAGGTGAAGAGGGTGTACAGGAAAGCCGTTCTGGTGGTGCACCCGGACAAG GCCACGGGCAAACCCTATGAGCAGTACGCTAAAATGATCTTCATGGAACTCAACGACGCCTGGTCTGAGTTTGAGAACCAAGGAGGCAAAGCCCTTTTCTGA